Below is a genomic region from Brassica rapa cultivar Chiifu-401-42 chromosome A08, CAAS_Brap_v3.01, whole genome shotgun sequence.
GTCTGAAGGGGATCTATACGATATAAAACATTCAGGGGACTTTTTGTCTTGGCGAGGAGTTAGACATGACCATGTAGTACGTTGCCGTCTGGATAGGGCTGTTGCAAACAGCAGCTGGTACGAGGATTTCTATGCAGGTCACAGCGAGTATCTTAAGTTCGGAGGATCAGATCACAAGCCCATCATTACTTGTTTTGACACTACACGAAGGAAGGGTAAAGGCTTGTTCCGGTTTGACAGGAGACTTAAAGACAACCCTGCAGTTCAAGAATTAGTTGAGAAACATTGGAGACAATCCGGAACAGCACCTGTCTCCAGGAAAATAGCCATTGTGCGGTCAGCAATAGTAAAATGGAATAAAGAGCAACAGAGAAACAGCAGGGAGATCATTGAGCAAAGGAAGAACGATCTTGAGGAGGCAATGACGAGCGCTAATGATGATGCAGCCCTGCTAGCAATCCTAAACCAAGAGCTGAAAGAGGCATATAAGTCTGAGGAGGAGTTTTGGAGACAGAGGAGCAGGACCCTATGGCTCAGCCTAGGTGATCGGAACACAGGCTATTTCCATGCCACAACAAAGGGTAGGAAAGCTAGAAATTGTATCTCTGTTCTAGAGGATGCCGAAGGTGGAGTGCATCACAAGgaagaagcaatcaccaaaacTATCGTGAATTATTTCACAGAACTTTTCACCTCTCATGAGGAAGAACGTGAACAAATCGTTAACCAGGCGCTATCTCCATTGATCACTGCGGCTGACAATGAGAAGCTTGTAGGAGAACCATCAGCGGAGGAAATCAAATTGGCAGTATTTTCGATACATTCGGATAAAGCTCCTGGGCCGGACGGTTTCTCTGCGGGTTTTTTCCAGGCCAACTGGAAGACAGTCGGAGATGACATAGTCCGAGAGATTCAAACCTTTTTCGCATCAGGCCTAATGCCGAACGGTATAAATGACACGCACATCAGGCTGATACCCAAGGGAGAAGGACCTCGGTTTGTAGCAGATTATAGACCAATTGCGCTATGCAACGTCTACTATAAGATAATCTCTAAGCTTCTCACCCGAAGACTACAACCGATCCTCTCGACCTTAATCTCAGAAAATCAGTCAGCTTTTGTACCGGATCGAGCCATCTCCGACAATGTGCTCATAACACATGAAGTTCTCCATTTCCTCAAAACGTCTACAGCTAGTAAGCATTGCTCCATGGCTGTTAAGACGGATATGAGCAAGGCATACGATAGACTCGAGTGGAGCTTCATTGAGCTAGTTCTTAAAAGATTGGGTTTCGATCAGAAGTGGGTCGGCTTGATTATGCAGTGTGTGACTACagtctctttctcttttctgATCAATGACACGGCCAAAGGGAGAGTCATTCCAACACGAGGTTTGCGGCAAGGAGACCCGCTGTCTCCTTACTTGTTCATCCTTTGCAGTGAAGTCCTTTCCGGGTTATGCTTGCAAGCTCAAAGCGAGGGATCGTTACAAGGAATCCGAGTTGCAACAGATTGCCCTCGAGTCAATCATCTCCTTTTTGCAGATGACACGATGTTTTTCTGCCGGACAAACCAACAGAGCATCAACAAGCTGAATGAGATACTGAAGCTATACGAGCAAGCATCAGGACAGATGATAAACAAGCAGAAATCAGCAATTACATTCTCCCGGAAAGCGCCACAGAGCCTGAAAGACAGAGTAAAAAAGGAGCTGGATATACAAAAGGAGGGGGGGAGTTGGGAAATAAGAAAATAGCTTAAAATACAGAATgcatatatagttttaaaaataccACAGATTttatgtttaagaaaaaaatcattaatcattagtaccatttttaaaaaataaagttttatagATTGGTATCCACTCATTTAAACCTATCCTTAATCTCAATctgattataatttttcatcttttcattCCCAACTCTAAAAAAAAGCAAATCTCCTAACTTTAGATATTTTCAAAGTCTGTTTTATTTGTTTCCTGTTTTTGTGTTCTCTTTTGCTTGATGGTAGGATCTGTAATTTAACAAGGGAGGACTGTTACATTCCACAACATCTGATCTCTGTGAAAAAAAGTATCAAGCTTTGTGCTTgatgcttctctctctcttaccaTCTGGGGATATAAGTGTTACTTCCAAGACTTGAGGTAAATCAAACAAATGGGTTCTCACTacttttccttcttcttcttatgatgTTTGCTTATTATACAGTGTTTGATATTATTAGTCTTAGAAGATGGAGCAGTGCCAAGAGAGGAAGTTTGTGTGTAGGTTCTGCAGCAAGAGGTTCCCTTGTGGGAAATCACTTGGAGGTCACATCAGAACTCACATGAACCACGAGAACTCAGCTGATTCAGATGAAGATGAACTCAATAACCTCAGAGTCGACGAAAATGGAGGCAACTCTAGCTACGGTCTGAGAGAGAATCCTAAAAAGAACAAGAGGTTTGTGGTTCAAAGAAGCATGATGGCTCTGAAACACCAGCAACATCAACATCAACAGCAACTTCTTTATTGCAGAGAATGTGGTAAAGGCTTCCCTTCTTCTAAAGCTCTTTGTGGTCACATGGCTTGTCACTCCGAGAGAGAGAAGATAGTGATGGATAGTCAATCTGAGACTGAAGCTTCCTCATCACCTATCAGAAGAAGATCCAAGAGAGTTGTTGGTGGTAACATCATGAATCAGTACGGTTCAGCATCTTCTGATGACACTGGGATTGAGCCTGAACAAGAGGAAATGGCATTGTCTCTGATGATGATGTCTAGAGATTCAAGTTTCAAGAAAGGACATAACATGGTTGTGAACTCTCTTGCTGAGTCTTCAGACAACTACTCTGTGATTCTTGAGACCAAGTCATCTTCAGGAGAACAGCTGAAGAAAGTGGATGAGTGCTGTAAGAAAGACAACCTTGGAAGAGTGGAAAATGGTGATGTTATGTATGAATCAGATAACTCTGATTCTGGCTACTTCAGGAATGGACCAAAGAAGTTGGACTCGGACGTTTTTGTTGATGATGGATTCAGTAACAAGGCTGCAATGGGATTCAACAGCTCACAGGATAAGAGCTTGAACAGATTCAAGAAAGAATGGTCAGGAACCGGATCAGGTCGTTCTGCTACAAAGTATGATCTGAGGAAAAGCAAAAGAGGGTTTCCTTGTTACGGTCGGAAGAGAACCAAGTATGAGTTAGCTGAATCAGTGTATGACAGTGGTGATCAGCTAAGCTTGGAGACTGAATCTTGTGCAGACACAATCAAGATTCATAGTAATAAATCCATAATGGTCAAGAAAGcaagtggtggtggtggtgcaaAGAAGAAGAGCAAAGGTCATGAGTGTCCTATTTGCTTCAGGGTGTTTAAATCAGGACAAGCTTTAGGTGGTCACAAGAGATCACATTTCCTTGGGAATCATGAGCACAGGACTTTGGTGATTCAACAACAACACCAAGTGGCTCATGAGATGCATACACTCATCGATCTCAATCTTCCTGCTCCTATAGATTAATGCCATCAGCAGTAACTGAAAAATCAAGATTTTGTTCTCattcttgtttttatttgttctttGCTTCAGATTCAAGCAtacttttttacttttatttgttcATAATTATATCAAGCTATTGTCCcttgttagaatttttttaaatattaatcagaTTAAATTTGGTTATTAGTTAAGAGTATAATAGGATTTTATACTTTAAAGATCATATTAGAACAATGATTGGTAGAAAAAGGTATACTGTACCTTGGCGTCAAGCAGTTGCAATAATAAACAGATGTATCTTTTGTATAACCAGCAAAAGTTGACATTCAATAACATCAATGTATTGTAATACTAATTGTAGTCTTTGTAATGTTTCAAGGTTTGTGAAGTTCTGATTGTTTCATGAAACTATCATGTTAAGATGACAGTTGCAGGAGGGCACCTTTGTCTCCTCGGTCTTCTTGTTGCTTTTCCCCATCCTGTAGCCCTTAGTCTCATAAGCCCACCAAACAACTGTATATCTTCAGCGACTTCGTGCCTTGATAGAGAGGAGAGTCCAGGGAGAGTATCTCTCTGGAAATCCCCCCTCTTCGGTCTTCCTCTTCTTGCTTTTCCTCTTCTTGGCTTGTTCAAGCCCGTACCTTCGAAGCTCATATTCTCAGGGACTAATGGCTCTGGCATGTAGTCTTCTTCCTTGGTTGGTTGTAAACTCAGTGTCATGGCTTCAAAGTAGTCAATCTCCCCAGAAGAATACTCTTGTGGAGAACCATCAATCTTTCTTTCTAACTCATCACCACAAGAAGTGATAATGTCTGCGAACCAAGAGAGCTGACTTTTGGAAGCGACATCAGTTGAAGAATAAGAAGCTGCGTCATCAGGATGATCAGGCAATGAAATGGCGACTATTGCTTCTGCTGCTCCCTTGATGAGTTCATCCTGCGAGCtatctccatcttcttcttctgcacTCTGGAGAGTTGGGGGAGCTTCCAAATCTACCGAAAAAGTTCCTTTTGTTTTCACTCTTAGACTAGAATGTAAGCCTGAAACGTCATCATCCTCACTAGCACATGCATTTAGATCAAAGCAGTGTCTTACGTTGGCAGCTTTGTTCTCTCCTTCCTTTTTAAGACAAAAGGCTTTAGCAACCGAGGCATCATCACATGGCAAGTTGATATCGAAGTCTCGCTTTAACAAGTGGTTCACTTCCTTATGTTGATCAGTGATGCACCTAGGATTCTTCCATGGTGAAGACAGATGGCTCCATGGTCTGATAAAGTCAGGGCGGTAGTCATTGTGTAATCTTGGAGCGTTAGATGATGCCACAGTTGATTCCACGTAGCTATCATAAGAAGCTTGAGGGTTCACTGAACGAGCTTCCATCTCACGATGTGCTCTTTCCCGGGAGAATGTTGCATTGCTATAATCAGTCGGAGGATAGCTCTGCCTCTGAGGTTGAACTGCATTGTCAGAACGGGAAGGTATATGCAGGTCTCTCTGACTCTGAGTGCTCCCGCCACGCCCTATTTAACACACAACCACACATGAAAAATTTGAGAAATATAGAACTTAAGCAAAAACGGCAAcatgcaattaaaaaaaaaacattttaagagCCGTCAACATGTATCATAAATGACACTATTACgacatatttaaaaacaaataattagaaatgGAATGAAATTGAAGGAGAGCATGTAACCTGCGTCAAGGACCATCAATCCATTTTGACTAGACTGCCCTTCAACATCTGCATTGTGAGGCACAGGTTCTGAACCTTGCAATGTGAGTGGCTCATTCAAGTCAGCTAATAAGCCATTAGAGCTCTTCACATCCAAGCAAGATCCTGAAGAGTTGATGTGGTGAGAAGCATCATCCCCTCTTCCAGATTTGGAGCGTTTATACGGAGCGCAGATTGTAATCTCATCGTTCTCATCCGTATCAAGATACTCGTGTGCAGGGAGTTGAAGGTCAATCATTTTTCTCCTGGCCTTAACAGGACTAGCGTTGCAAGCTTGTGAAGTTGAGTTTGGTAAGAGAAACACAGGAAGCTGTCTTTTAGTTGCATTCTCAGATGATGTATTATGATCACTCAAATTCATATCGTCAGTTGAGTTATTTCCCTTTACTTCTTCATCCACCAAATTCCTCTCAACTCTATACACAATCGGATCaatgaaaaaaccaaaaaaatatcaatacatGCGTAAAtgaaaccatatgagtaaaaatgaaattaaagaGGAGACCTGGTTCTTAAAAACGGCATCGCATTGTTTGTTTTTATGAAATCTCTCTCATATATGATGAATCTGCAGGTATTAAAGTCTTcaggacaaaaaaaaacttttacacACAGGAGTCTTGCTCATATTCCTCTTATAAACACAACTCGTGCAGCTTTAATTGATATATGTAAAACTCGAAAACGCAATCACAACTCGTGCAGCTTTTTAAGTTttaatgaagttgagttccaaaaaaaaacacacaggAGTCTTGCTCATATTCCTCTTATAAACACAACTCGTGCAGCTTTAATTGATATATGTAAAACTCGAAAACGCAATCACATGATTCTCgcgacagaagaagaagaagcaaattaTGAAACagtttagtttacaaaaaaaaaaaaaaaaatatgaaacagtTTAGTTTAATAGATAAtcattatcaaaaaaaaaaaacaatttgtcgCATCTAAAAAGCCATATTCTACAAGTGGAGATCTTTTCAAACAAggataaacaaaataaataaagtgaAAAGGGCAATAGATTATAATCACAGAGAATGTGGATTTTAGGATGGATTTGACTTTAAATGACTAACCTACATTCATCAAACAAAATAACACTGATTATGCAAATTACTTTGATAGAAAAATGGCAAAACAACTAGaagaattataaaataaaatatttaaaataaaatataaaaagtagGGTGATAGAGATTGTTACCTCAGACCCACCACATCATCCGATCGCACTTtgaacagagaaaaaaaaaacaaatctttaatcgttgatgataaaataaacaCTCATTCCTATATCGCCGGTCAGACTAATAATAATCGAGAAatgaacaataaaaataaaaaacaatgttCTCCCGAGATCAcctctaaaaaaaaattaatagcgaattttatttttatccaaaagactcatttataaaataagagaAGAGAGACTGCCAAATAATCAATACTCCAAGAAAGAAGAAATCTCTCAAGCCGTCTTCTTCTTCGATCCGCTGGGccaactctctttctctctctctgtctctggctttttttctctctctctcagattcTATTATGGTGAAGGCAGCAAATAAAAGAAGAATCTGAGATTTTATATTCCTTTTTTGATTGGATTTTGTGTTttcataaaaacaaatattaaatgcaGATGAAGACTGAAGAGACTTACCGTGACATGCCATATTTTGTCATACTCGGTCCTTCCCttgcttttttttatttttctagtaAATTTGGTGctgataattaaaattttatgttttgaagtttttgaaaagaaaaaatatgttaaaaaaaataacattataAAACTCAACGTGGATAAGTCAATTATGTACAGAATTCTAAAACATCGTCTAACAGAAAAAGAAGggaataatatattttagttcTTCTTTACTCTTTTTTATGGAACACTTTAGTTCTTTACCATTTCATCTAAATACTATTcctttaaaaaatacaatttttgttGCAAAAATAAGTATTCTTTTTGAATTTCAGTGCAATTTATATCgctaatttatctttttattccTACGgtaattaaccaaaaaaataaaacatataattttaatagttaaataagaccaaaattgaatatttaactatttttaattattttgaaaaatctaGAACGACAACTAatttgaaaaggaaaaaataatatattttactcaAAATCAATTATTATCATCCTTATTGTACTGTGTCTTGCAAATCAAATTCTttcagcaaaagaaaaaaagaaatatatgtcTTCTTCTTTCAGCAAAAACATGATGTCTTCTTACGAGGTAatacataacaaaaataaacgcATATTAAAAACAGTTAGATTTCGAAATCCAATATACGATTTTCTCTATATTCTCTGTCTTTTAAACACGGACACTAATTTTACTTTGACAGCCTACTACTACTATCTTTTCTCCGGACTGTTAACATTGATTTAAGCTTATACTAGATTATAACCCGTACACCCGTGCGAATAACATTTCatttatagatataaaattttatattattttgtataaaataatttataataatatattgctgtcattttaaaaataacttaataaatgatatatacttctaaatattaaaatttaacatatgttagcaattttatttttgtaaaaattattactaaatttatgataataatcattttaaaaagtgAATGATATTCTAGTCACTTTAAACggtaaatgatattttatttatttatcttaatgaaagcatttttttaaatatattagtttaccaattcaacataattttaatatgtttgcacaaaaaacataattttaatatgtaattcattaattacttctattttaatataatgtagaacatacttataaaatttataaaattagcatataatttcattaatttgtttataataaaaaataatttaaattaatttaaattaatttataataatattatactactcGTTGTGAAATTAATCAgtgcattaattaaaagaatatttaaattttaaaaaatattttgttagattttttctcaacagattttgttattcctaaaactaaaatttaaatttatagttaaaatagatttgttattaacaTCCTTATAATTAGACTCCTACAAAAAAAACGCATATTAAAAACAGTTAGATTTCGAAATTCAATATACGATTTTCTCTATATTCTCTGTCTTTTAAACACGGACACTAATTTTACTTTGACAGCCTACTACTACTATCTTTTCTCCGGACTGTTAACATTGATTTAAGCTTATATTTGTAGTGTGCATAATTGTACCTTACATATATAACTTTACTTGATCCACCATAATAAGGAAACAAAATGCACCAACATGGCCCATTTATATACTAGTACAGTATTAAGAGTTCatgtagaaattaaaaaaaaaagcattgatAAAAGGACAATGGGCCGTAGATTGTCAGGTCTATTTAAGCCCATTTTCTAATGGTAATCATAAAAATCTCCTTCATGTTGGTTCATGTCTTCGAATTTCGTGAGAATGATATCCTCATCATTGACTGTGGAGTACGGAGCTCTAGTGTTTTAATCAAAACATGCATCTTAAAGAATAAGTGGAGTTCTCTGTTACGTTACTTGCCATTTGAATGTTTGATACGAGTGCAAGAAAGGATGATTTTGCAACATTCATTGATCATTGTAATACTCTGATGAAACTAACACTCATCTCAAGCAAGAACTACAACTCAAGAAAGATTAAACAATGAACCGAGTAATAACGGAACTCCTGACTTTTGGTTAACTCACAGgctaaatgatttttttgtataaatgaaAAAAGTCCAACTTAAATCTGGCCTTTTCAAATCTAGAATAgtctcattttattattttttaataagaaaataaaaaaggagaATTTGTGCTAGCGATCAGACACCGCAAACAAGTGTAGGGCCGCGTGGTTTGCACGCCGTGACGCACCAGAGAagataaatctaattaaatcTCAACCGTTGAGATATTCCCATCCTACGGTTGAGAAAGATATTAATACAGTAACCCTAGCCTTCTTCCTCCGTATAAAAATTGATATcactctctttttgttttggtcATTCTCAATCTGATTCATTCTCCAATCTAatatccatctctctctctcgaaaCATGTCGGACGAAGAGCACCACTTCGAGTCCAGCGACGCCGGAGCTTCCAAGACCTACCCTCAGCAGGCTGGTAACATCCGTAAAGGTGGTCACATCGTCATCAAGGGCCGTCCCTGCAAGGTATTGTCTCGATCTCGTCGTTATCATGATTCTAGATCTCTCTGTATAGCTCCTTTGATTTGGATTGAGTTTTTCAGATatgtttagtttttatttaattattgtaTCCTGTTctgtaatgaaaataaacataGGTAGGTAGAGATCAGACAACAAGAGATGTGTTTTGTTTGAATGAATGAATATAAGGAATCTAGTTTTGTGTTTTTGATCTAAATATTGTTAGGGATAACAAAGTCTTttgatttgatatttatttatttttgcttttGGCTCTTTTGGGATGATTGATTGATAGGTTGTTGAGGTTTCGACTTCGAAGACTGGTAAGCACGGTCACGCGAAGTGTCACTTTGTTGCTATTGATATCTTCACTGCTAAGAAGCTCGAGGATATTGTTCCCTCTTCCCACAATTGTGATGTAAGTCTAAAACATAACTTTACTAGATTTGATTTATAAGACATGATctgattcagattttttttttgtcaggtTCCACATGTGAACCGTATTGATTACCAGTTGATTGATATCTCTGAGGATGGCTTTGTACGTTAACTTTTCTCTTGACTTAATGTTTTGGTTTCCTCTTTGGACATGTTTGaagttataatttttgtttgtttggtcaTGTTACAGGTTAGCCTTTTGACCGACAGTGGTGGCACCAAGGACGACCTCAAGCTTCCCACCGATGATAATCTCAGCGCTCTGGTtagttttttgtcttttttttttttttcatgtacaTGAATTGAGATTGTGATAATGAAAacaatttgttaaaaaaaatgcaGATGAAGAGTGGATTCGAGGAGGGAAAGGATGTGGTGGTGTCTGTCATGTCTTCCATGGGAGAGGAGCAGATCTGTGCCGTCAAGGAAGTTGGTGGTGGCAAGTAAACCAATAGTATCATTCTCTTTACACAGAGGATAATATTACTCTCTATCCAGTTGTTAtaagaactaaaaaaaaaatgttcttttcctttttttctaatttagaCCATTTATGTGTGTTTCGTGTTGCAAGACAACCATATCTATTGGTTTTGGATTGTTGAAACGTTTGGTGTTTTAAACAGTGAAAGTTCTACTACCCTTTGCTTATCATTAATACCTGGTGGTTATATGTTATTCAAGAAGATTACGTTTAAGCAACTTAGTTACTATTCAAACGATGTTTGTAAATCATTTCAGTCTCTTGACCAAGCAACACATTCaggtaaataatattttctctcATGAAAAGCTTGAATCAGAGTGAGATATGTGATTGTACTTGGAGAATCTGATGAGTGTGATGATAGTACCGAGTTAATCTTCAGGTACACTTCCTCTCAATTGTTCATTAAGCGCTCTATGTGAATGAGAGTAGTTGCAGCATGTTTAGGAGAGAGACAAAACATAATGGAGGTTTAAAGCTCCGTCTTTCTCTAAGAGAATTTAGTTAAAAGGCACAAAAAATGTCTCTATTCTAC
It encodes:
- the LOC103835605 gene encoding eukaryotic translation initiation factor 5A-2, whose translation is MSDEEHHFESSDAGASKTYPQQAGNIRKGGHIVIKGRPCKVVEVSTSKTGKHGHAKCHFVAIDIFTAKKLEDIVPSSHNCDVPHVNRIDYQLIDISEDGFVSLLTDSGGTKDDLKLPTDDNLSALMKSGFEEGKDVVVSVMSSMGEEQICAVKEVGGGK
- the LOC103835603 gene encoding zinc finger protein ZAT9, translated to MEQCQERKFVCRFCSKRFPCGKSLGGHIRTHMNHENSADSDEDELNNLRVDENGGNSSYGLRENPKKNKRFVVQRSMMALKHQQHQHQQQLLYCRECGKGFPSSKALCGHMACHSEREKIVMDSQSETEASSSPIRRRSKRVVGGNIMNQYGSASSDDTGIEPEQEEMALSLMMMSRDSSFKKGHNMVVNSLAESSDNYSVILETKSSSGEQLKKVDECCKKDNLGRVENGDVMYESDNSDSGYFRNGPKKLDSDVFVDDGFSNKAAMGFNSSQDKSLNRFKKEWSGTGSGRSATKYDLRKSKRGFPCYGRKRTKYELAESVYDSGDQLSLETESCADTIKIHSNKSIMVKKASGGGGAKKKSKGHECPICFRVFKSGQALGGHKRSHFLGNHEHRTLVIQQQHQVAHEMHTLIDLNLPAPID
- the LOC103835604 gene encoding uncharacterized protein LOC103835604, with the translated sequence MPFLRTRVERNLVDEEVKGNNSTDDMNLSDHNTSSENATKRQLPVFLLPNSTSQACNASPVKARRKMIDLQLPAHEYLDTDENDEITICAPYKRSKSGRGDDASHHINSSGSCLDVKSSNGLLADLNEPLTLQGSEPVPHNADVEGQSSQNGLMVLDAGRGGSTQSQRDLHIPSRSDNAVQPQRQSYPPTDYSNATFSRERAHREMEARSVNPQASYDSYVESTVASSNAPRLHNDYRPDFIRPWSHLSSPWKNPRCITDQHKEVNHLLKRDFDINLPCDDASVAKAFCLKKEGENKAANVRHCFDLNACASEDDDVSGLHSSLRVKTKGTFSVDLEAPPTLQSAEEEDGDSSQDELIKGAAEAIVAISLPDHPDDAASYSSTDVASKSQLSWFADIITSCGDELERKIDGSPQEYSSGEIDYFEAMTLSLQPTKEEDYMPEPLVPENMSFEGTGLNKPRRGKARRGRPKRGDFQRDTLPGLSSLSRHEVAEDIQLFGGLMRLRATGWGKATRRPRRQRCPPATVILT